AAGGTGTCACATACGCTTCCCTTACTCCTCACCCAACCCGAACTGCAAGCCCTTTACCAACGCGCCCGCAGTGCCGCCGCCGATACTTCCCTGCAAAACCTGCTGGAACAACGCCAAGCCGGTGATGTAGCCTCGCGCTATCGCGGTGCTGGGCTGGATTACGCCGAAAGCCGCCCCTACCAACCCGGCGATGAACCGCGCTTTATGCACTGGAGCGTCACCGCCCGCACCGGCAAACCGCACGTCAAACAATTCCGTGAAGAACGCCGCCCCGCCGTCTTCATCCTGCTGGATCGGCGCAACGCCATGCGCTTCGGTACGAAAGTACGTCTCAAAGCTGCGCAAGCCGCCCGTGTTGCGGCACTGGTCGCGTTCGCCGCCACACAACAGGGCTGGGCAGTTTCCGGCGTGGTATTGGAAGCGCAACCGCACTGGTTTCCTGCCTCCACCGATACCCACGCTGTGTGGGAATTTGTGCGCCAGTGCGCAGCAACTTGCCCACCATTACCGCCGACGGATGAACCCGCCTTGGCAACCCTGCTACCGCTCATCAATGCGCAATTAGTGCGCGGTACACACGTCTATTTGCTGAGCGATTTCACCGATCTGGACGCGGCTTGTGAGGCACATATCCTGCAACTCCTCCATCATCACCCGCTGTTCACAGTGCAAGTATTAGACACTGCCGAATGCGAATTGCCCGCTGCCGGACGTTTGCACCTGCAAGGGCTGGATGGCGTGACCCACCGCGTCAATCTCGCTGATCCCGCCTTGCGCGAACAATTTCGCCAGCAAGCAGCGGCATTGCATGACGGGCAAGCGCAACGTCTACGTGGCTGGGGTTGCCATTACACCCAGTTACTTGCGGAGGTAGATGCGCCAGAACTAGCCGTACCACTGCCGCACGGGATGGGAACATGAATACCACGCTGCACGATCTGGAACTTCCGCCTGCACCCTTGCCGGATTATGTGTGGTGGCTGCTAACATTGGTTGTGCTGTTGTTGCTAATTGCTGGATTAGCGTGGTGGCGCAAACGCCAACACCCCGTAGCGCGTGCTTTGTGTCAGCTTGAACGCTTGCCCGATTCACCCCCAAATCCGGCGAAACTGGCAAGCATTTTGCGGGAAGCAGGGCTTACTTCCCCCGTCACTCTCGACCACGCCCGCTTCGCCCCAACACCCTGCACCCCCGACATCTTCGCCACCCTCAAACGCGAAGCCCGCACCCTGTTGGAGCAAGCCCGATGAACATCGACTGGCTGACCCCGTATCTCGCTCTTATTCCTATGCTGCTACTGTTGGCTTCGACTTCGCTCAGCCAACGCACCGACCGTTCCCTGAGCGAAGTCGAAGGGAACAACACAGGAACGGGAATCTTCCTCCACCCCCTAGCGCACCTATTACCCACCACCAAAATCCCCACATGGCAACGCCACCTCCGCCGCGCCCTCTTCACATGGCTCTGGCTCTGCCTAACCATAGCCATCGCCCAACCCGTGCAACGCGGCGCAAAACTCCCCGACCTGCCGCCCGAACGCGACATTCTGCTATTGGTTGACGTATCCATCAGCATGACCCTCACCGACTACGCCCTTGACGGACAGCCGCGCAGCCGCATGGATGTCCTCAAAACCCTATTGCACGATTTCGCCAACCGTCTGCAAGGCGAACGTCTCGGCATGATCGTGTTCGCCGAAAACCCCTACCTGCTCGTGCCACTCACCCGCGACCCAACGCTAGTACAACGCCAACTGCAACGCCTCACCCCAACGCTGGCGGGGCGCGTCAGTGCCGTCGGCGATGCCATCACCCTCGCGCTCAAGGAAGCAGGCAAACAGCCACAACGCAAACCCATTTTCGTACTCTTCACCGATGCCGACGAATCCATCGGGCGCGTAGACCCCGAAGCCGCCGCTGCCCTCGCCGCCGCAAGCAACATTCCGCTGTACACCATCGCCATCGGCTCAACCGCAGCCACGATGGAAGGCGACACGGGCGGATAGCCTACCAACCCGTCAACCTCGCTCTGCTACAAGCCTTGTCAGAACGCACAGGCGCAAAAACCTACCAAGCCGGAGACACACAAGCCGTCGAACAAGCCCTTACCGACATTACCCGCCAACACCAAAACGCCGCTGAACAAACCCCACGCTACGAACAGCAACCGCTCTACCACTGGCTACTACTGGCAGGCTTATTGCCGTTGATGCTGTGGCAAATCTGGCAACGGCGGGCAAACGCATGAACTTATGGCAAACCCTACACTGGCGCGAACCCTTGTGGCTGTTGCTGGCACTGTTCCCGCTGCTGCTGGCAGCATGGGGCTATTTCCAGCAACGCCACCAAGCGCAAACCTACGCCGACCCGCATTTAC
The DNA window shown above is from Candidatus Thiothrix sulfatifontis and carries:
- a CDS encoding DUF58 domain-containing protein is translated as MKVSHTLPLLLTQPELQALYQRARSAAADTSLQNLLEQRQAGDVASRYRGAGLDYAESRPYQPGDEPRFMHWSVTARTGKPHVKQFREERRPAVFILLDRRNAMRFGTKVRLKAAQAARVAALVAFAATQQGWAVSGVVLEAQPHWFPASTDTHAVWEFVRQCAATCPPLPPTDEPALATLLPLINAQLVRGTHVYLLSDFTDLDAACEAHILQLLHHHPLFTVQVLDTAECELPAAGRLHLQGLDGVTHRVNLADPALREQFRQQAAALHDGQAQRLRGWGCHYTQLLAEVDAPELAVPLPHGMGT
- a CDS encoding DUF4381 family protein produces the protein MNTTLHDLELPPAPLPDYVWWLLTLVVLLLLIAGLAWWRKRQHPVARALCQLERLPDSPPNPAKLASILREAGLTSPVTLDHARFAPTPCTPDIFATLKREARTLLEQAR
- a CDS encoding VWA domain-containing protein; this translates as MNIDWLTPYLALIPMLLLLASTSLSQRTDRSLSEVEGNNTGTGIFLHPLAHLLPTTKIPTWQRHLRRALFTWLWLCLTIAIAQPVQRGAKLPDLPPERDILLLVDVSISMTLTDYALDGQPRSRMDVLKTLLHDFANRLQGERLGMIVFAENPYLLVPLTRDPTLVQRQLQRLTPTLAGRVSAVGDAITLALKEAGKQPQRKPIFVLFTDADESIGRVDPEAAAALAAASNIPLYTIAIGSTAATMEGDTGG